From the Juglans microcarpa x Juglans regia isolate MS1-56 chromosome 7D, Jm3101_v1.0, whole genome shotgun sequence genome, the window atatatatatatatatatatatatatatatataagtcggCCTGCAATTTCCGGTCGAAACCCGTGGGCATAGCTGGAGGTCTGGTTCGGACAGTTGTGTGCGCTGTGTGTATTCGGTCTGAATTCGCTGGAGGACTCGCCTAAAATTAAATCCTCGCGCTTTGTTTGCGCGTGAGTCACACGCACCATCTAGAATGTTGTGCCCGCGGGTGAGAACCACCGATCCGTCAACTCAGTTGTTGCCCATGTTTCATCAACATGGCCTTGTGCCCTCTGGGACCCCTCCACTACACTTGATATATTGCCTGCATTCTGTGAAGCAATATGATATCTATTTTTACTTCTACTTATATGGTGATTGGTATTTTCGTTTGTTGTTCCAAAAATAAGCATCCGCTTCACATTTTCATTCTAGTATCTTTCTTATTATCGGCTTCTATGCATTGAATTATTATAGGACAATTATAGGACAAAATACGTTTGGCTCCATTAAGGTTGATGGGGTGCCTCCAATCACAGCTTGTCCCTATATACAAATAAGATTCCGTGATACGTGTGATGACAATTAATCTGTCCCATCTACCGGCCATCATTTAGttgatagtttttttattcaagTCTTGCTGTGTTTAGAATTTTCTATAAGTAGTATTATGGAGatgtcttttttctttgatcAGTAACACTATCCATTTTCCAGGATTATTATCACTATTCTTGACTCCAAAAAAAGCTTTGGTGAATCGTTTTAGCAATAATGCTGCGAATTGTAGTTTTCATAGCTTAGTGGCACCTAAAATCGCTAAACTGATTTCTTTGATTATTTGAATCTAGGCTTATTCAGATCAACTATCCCAAGTTCTACCAACTTAGCAAATGGCTAGTTCTATGGTAAGAAATGAAACTCCAACCCCCTTCactttgtgttttaatttttctctatgCAGTACtgaaaaatttatgttttgttcaAGCCATACTTAAACTCATgttattgattttctttctttactttGAAGTTTTGTTAGTCCAATCCTATATGAATTATCGTGATGAGATTTTGGAACATCATATCATCATTGGTTCAATAATTTTATGTCTGGAAATTGTAATGTTATCTTGGTGTTATGTGGAACTTAATGGCTTTGAAACATACTGGTCTGGTTGATTTCCCATTGGACAtccttataaataataatgctGAACCTCTGTGGTATATGTCTATGCAAATAATTCACTCTTTACATTaaaattgtctttctttttccctGCCCGATTTAGTTTCATCAGCAGAACATTGAAACACCTGAGTTCTGTTTCCCGTGTCCAGTATGATATTCTTTGGTTATTTCAGGTTCACAGCAGTAAGCATATGAAGAGAACAGAATCAAGAAAGCCTCATTCCTGGTGGTGGGATAGTCACATCAGTCTGAAAAACTCCAAATGGCTTGCAGAGAATCTTGAGGGTGAGCACTATAGTGGTATTTGGCCCTTTTAACTTGATTTTCACGCACTTCACGAATAACTGCCACATGTAAAGAGGCAAAGGAAATGGACCACTGGACTGGCGTCTTACCACTATTTTtggtaataatttttcaactgGAAATGTTAGCTAAATTTAATATCAATGACTGAGTAATAGCTTTATATTAGGACTAGCTCTGTTGGCGATCCTATTTTTATGGCATTATATAAACCAAAAGAGTGTCGAATGCTGTAATCAATTTATACCATGTCaaacaagaaaataacaaaacgCTCCTTGAACTCAGAGATGGACCAAAGCGTCAAACAAATGATGAAGCTGATTGAAGATGATGGAGATTCATTTGCCAAAAAGGCTGAGATGTATTATAAAAAGAGGCCTGAATTGATCTCCCATGTTGAGGATTTTTACCGTATGTACCGGTCACTGGCTGAGCGTTATGATCATGTGACAGGAGAATTGCGGAAGAATATTCCTTCAGATCTCCAATCCCAAGGTTCAGGCATTTCTGATGCTGGGTTGGAACTGCTCTCTACTCCCGATAATAGGTTGGGGCGTCGAAGATCCAGCCACCGGGCTGCTGGTTTTGATTTCTTCCTTGGCTCTGGTGGAAACAGCTCTGATGTTTACCAGAAAGAAGGAGATGAATCATCCACATTGACAGACTCAGAGCCAGAGTCTGATGATTCCTCAGTCAATAATTACCCATTTCTATTAGGGAACGGTGGGGATCCAGGGCTGAGCAGGAAGATAGTTGAATTGGAGATTGAACTCCgtgaaatgaaagagaaattcCGGATGCAACAGGAAGGGAATGCAGATGGTTCATTTAGAGAGGCAAAAAATGAAATTCCAGAAGATTTCCCTTCTAGAATTGCACATTATGAGCAAGAGCTGAGGATTGCAAATGGAAAGATAAGCCAATCAGAAGAAGAGATCGCTAGGCTGAAGATTGAGATCCAAAAATGTAAGTCATTGGAATTCGGTAATGATTTCCAGTCCGGGCATGGATCATCAGCGCAGGAAGAGGTCAAGATGCAGGAGGCTGAGTTGGAGGCTGACCTGGCATTGGGGATTCAACAAAGGGTTGGTCAGGCTGAAAATGGAAAGATTAAAGCACTGGTGGAAGAGCTGAGAATCAATAAAGAAAAGCTTCGGGAATCTGAAAAAGAAATTGCTCGCTTGAAGCATGACCTTGAGAGTAATAAATCCTCTGAAAACACCCGCCATTTGCAGGATCAGATTGAGCTGGCTCATAAAGAAATAGTTACTTGGAAAACAAAACTCAATGTGGAGAAAAGGCAGGTCTCCAAGCTGCAGGAAAGAATTTTAAGGTTGAAAGCTAGTTTATCAGACCGGGATCATGAAGTCAGGGATTTGAAAATAGCTGTATCTGACGCTGAACAAAAGATCTTTCCcgaaaaatcaaatttaaaggCTGAAATGTCAAAAATGTTGGAGGAATGTACTCGTTTGGAGGAGGAGCTCAGAGAATGGGAATCCCGTGCTCGTTTGTTAGAGGACGAGATCAGGAAGGTCAAGGCTGAAAAGACGGAAATAGAAATTAGACTCACTGGTGAAATTGAGCAGTTAAAGGCAGAGATTGTCGACAGAGGTGATCGCatagaaattttgaataaaagccTTGATGGCTTAAAGTTAGAAAGAGATGAACTCAATGCAAAAGCACTTACACTCACAGCAGAGATGAGCTCTAGGGATGATCAAATCAACCAAATGGATAAGCGTTTGCAGCAATACCACAAGGAACACGCCGAGCTGATTGCTGGAATAGAAGGCACAAATAAATTAGCGGAGGAGCTGAGATCAAGGGCCGAGGAACTAGAAGCGGAGGTGGAGAGGCAAAGAGTTGTTATTTCGGAAGGAGCAGAAGAGAAACGAGAGGCCATTCGGCAGCTGTGCTTTTCTCTTGAGCATTATAGGAACGGGTATCATATGCTTCGACAAGCTTTCATAGGGCAGAAACGAGTTTCAGTTTTGGCATCGTGAATTAAATGTGTAATCTGTGTATATCCCCCGTTCCTTTTTTTCAGAGTGCTAGCTTCGTTTTCTGGGTCTGGAAAGGTACACCCAGTAACGTTTTGGACCTCGATCTCATGGTTCCAATAGTCAGTCGGTTTGTGTAAACTAGAATGTACTGCAGTGAGTTTCCCCTTTTTTTCGAGACCATCTGAGTGCCTGAAACTTCCACCGGCGGTCGTGGGGTTTTACAGAAATTTGCATGCCGTTGTTCAGTTTTAAGCACGAGTTTTGTGCTGAATGAATAGACATCTGAGTTGGAATGTCCGCAATTTGTAAACTTCCTCCAAAATATGTCTGACAAAAGATTCCAAATTTTAAATTGCATTCGGCTCACATATGGTACCATCACGAATAAGTTTGGGGCCTAAGCTAGTATGAAGTTCTAAATGTGTTATGGCCACCGTTGTCATGATCATGAAAGGTTAAACGTTTAATCAAATCAGTGTCAACAGTTCTAGCCTAAGACTTTTAGATCGTCAGGTCTATAACAATTGATATTAGAGTAAAGAACACAACACAACACGAGGGGGCGACAAATAGACTGAATTAGAATGACTTAATACTATATATGAATACGGTGTTAAGTCATTTAATACTGATAGATGAATGAAACcgtcaaaaagaaaaggactaCCATCAAGTTAGTATCGATAGAGTGAGTCACTGTAGGCATCGTATTTGGAAGCATGGGTTAAAAGCTTAATAAAATTAGTATCGAACAGTTCTAAACCTTTTGGACCAATAGTTGGGTCTgcaaaagctttttttttttttttattggcactgaaTGTCCAGGAACAGCATCACGACTAATCCAAGGATGCACTCTCAACAAAGAGTTTCCCACAAGTTTATTTCGAAAAAAATCCCTTAATCCAATGGtccttaaaaattatttacatccaAAAGAAATTGAAACGTAGACCTAAAGAAGCATATCCCAAGCCTAAAGCGTTTACCAGTTGAGACAATCCCAACGGTTTTGGGTCTATAACAAGAAGCACGGAAAAGGGAGAAAAGTGAGCTAAAACAAACAATCCTTGGTAACCGGGATTGACGCCTAACGCCTGAAACAACGATCATCTTGAACATGGCAGCTCCACAAAAGTTCAAATTTATATGAAAGAAATGTTCGAAAACAATGAACCATGTTATTGTCGCTGCAGTCCCCCATAGGGAGTTACAGACAAGTAATAGAAACAAATCATTATTCATACGAAATCCATTCCGTTTTCTCGCCCAACCCAGAACCAGAAGAATGACAACACAGTACACAGTGCCGGGAAGACCCTCCATCAATATCATTGCCCTTCAGCCTCAGGTTTCTCCAGAAATGTCTTCTTCAACCAATTGAATGGCTGTTACATTTTCCAAACACAATTGTAAGaatgtaaaaatgaaataaCCCAACTTAAAAGAAGTACGATCATCAGCTAAGGAGACGACAAAGGTAGAAATTATTTCGATGCATTCGTAGAGGG encodes:
- the LOC121238905 gene encoding protein NETWORKED 4A-like isoform X1, which codes for MASSMVHSSKHMKRTESRKPHSWWWDSHISLKNSKWLAENLEGEHYSEMDQSVKQMMKLIEDDGDSFAKKAEMYYKKRPELISHVEDFYRMYRSLAERYDHVTGELRKNIPSDLQSQGSGISDAGLELLSTPDNRLGRRRSSHRAAGFDFFLGSGGNSSDVYQKEGDESSTLTDSEPESDDSSVNNYPFLLGNGGDPGLSRKIVELEIELREMKEKFRMQQEGNADGSFREAKNEIPEDFPSRIAHYEQELRIANGKISQSEEEIARLKIEIQKCKSLEFGNDFQSGHGSSAQEEVKMQEAELEADLALGIQQRVGQAENGKIKALVEELRINKEKLRESEKEIARLKHDLESNKSSENTRHLQDQIELAHKEIVTWKTKLNVEKRQVSKLQERILRLKASLSDRDHEVRDLKIAVSDAEQKIFPEKSNLKAEMSKMLEECTRLEEELREWESRARLLEDEIRKVKAEKTEIEIRLTGEIEQLKAEIVDRGDRIEILNKSLDGLKLERDELNAKALTLTAEMSSRDDQINQMDKRLQQYHKEHAELIAGIEGTNKLAEELRSRAEELEAEVERQRVVISEGAEEKREAIRQLCFSLEHYRNGYHMLRQAFIGQKRVSVLAS
- the LOC121238905 gene encoding protein NETWORKED 4A-like isoform X2; translation: MASSMVHSSKHMKRTESRKPHSWWWDSHISLKNSKWLAENLEEMDQSVKQMMKLIEDDGDSFAKKAEMYYKKRPELISHVEDFYRMYRSLAERYDHVTGELRKNIPSDLQSQGSGISDAGLELLSTPDNRLGRRRSSHRAAGFDFFLGSGGNSSDVYQKEGDESSTLTDSEPESDDSSVNNYPFLLGNGGDPGLSRKIVELEIELREMKEKFRMQQEGNADGSFREAKNEIPEDFPSRIAHYEQELRIANGKISQSEEEIARLKIEIQKCKSLEFGNDFQSGHGSSAQEEVKMQEAELEADLALGIQQRVGQAENGKIKALVEELRINKEKLRESEKEIARLKHDLESNKSSENTRHLQDQIELAHKEIVTWKTKLNVEKRQVSKLQERILRLKASLSDRDHEVRDLKIAVSDAEQKIFPEKSNLKAEMSKMLEECTRLEEELREWESRARLLEDEIRKVKAEKTEIEIRLTGEIEQLKAEIVDRGDRIEILNKSLDGLKLERDELNAKALTLTAEMSSRDDQINQMDKRLQQYHKEHAELIAGIEGTNKLAEELRSRAEELEAEVERQRVVISEGAEEKREAIRQLCFSLEHYRNGYHMLRQAFIGQKRVSVLAS
- the LOC121238905 gene encoding protein NETWORKED 4A-like isoform X4; translation: MKRTESRKPHSWWWDSHISLKNSKWLAENLEEMDQSVKQMMKLIEDDGDSFAKKAEMYYKKRPELISHVEDFYRMYRSLAERYDHVTGELRKNIPSDLQSQGSGISDAGLELLSTPDNRLGRRRSSHRAAGFDFFLGSGGNSSDVYQKEGDESSTLTDSEPESDDSSVNNYPFLLGNGGDPGLSRKIVELEIELREMKEKFRMQQEGNADGSFREAKNEIPEDFPSRIAHYEQELRIANGKISQSEEEIARLKIEIQKCKSLEFGNDFQSGHGSSAQEEVKMQEAELEADLALGIQQRVGQAENGKIKALVEELRINKEKLRESEKEIARLKHDLESNKSSENTRHLQDQIELAHKEIVTWKTKLNVEKRQVSKLQERILRLKASLSDRDHEVRDLKIAVSDAEQKIFPEKSNLKAEMSKMLEECTRLEEELREWESRARLLEDEIRKVKAEKTEIEIRLTGEIEQLKAEIVDRGDRIEILNKSLDGLKLERDELNAKALTLTAEMSSRDDQINQMDKRLQQYHKEHAELIAGIEGTNKLAEELRSRAEELEAEVERQRVVISEGAEEKREAIRQLCFSLEHYRNGYHMLRQAFIGQKRVSVLAS
- the LOC121238905 gene encoding protein NETWORKED 4A-like isoform X3; this translates as MKRTESRKPHSWWWDSHISLKNSKWLAENLEGEHYSEMDQSVKQMMKLIEDDGDSFAKKAEMYYKKRPELISHVEDFYRMYRSLAERYDHVTGELRKNIPSDLQSQGSGISDAGLELLSTPDNRLGRRRSSHRAAGFDFFLGSGGNSSDVYQKEGDESSTLTDSEPESDDSSVNNYPFLLGNGGDPGLSRKIVELEIELREMKEKFRMQQEGNADGSFREAKNEIPEDFPSRIAHYEQELRIANGKISQSEEEIARLKIEIQKCKSLEFGNDFQSGHGSSAQEEVKMQEAELEADLALGIQQRVGQAENGKIKALVEELRINKEKLRESEKEIARLKHDLESNKSSENTRHLQDQIELAHKEIVTWKTKLNVEKRQVSKLQERILRLKASLSDRDHEVRDLKIAVSDAEQKIFPEKSNLKAEMSKMLEECTRLEEELREWESRARLLEDEIRKVKAEKTEIEIRLTGEIEQLKAEIVDRGDRIEILNKSLDGLKLERDELNAKALTLTAEMSSRDDQINQMDKRLQQYHKEHAELIAGIEGTNKLAEELRSRAEELEAEVERQRVVISEGAEEKREAIRQLCFSLEHYRNGYHMLRQAFIGQKRVSVLAS